The Pan troglodytes isolate AG18354 chromosome 1, NHGRI_mPanTro3-v2.0_pri, whole genome shotgun sequence genome includes a region encoding these proteins:
- the TSHB gene encoding thyrotropin subunit beta isoform X2 — protein MTAVFLMSMLFGLACGQVMSFCIPTEYTMHIERRECAYCLTINTTICAGYCMTRDINGKLFLPKYALSQDVCTYREFIYRTVEIPGCPLHVAPYFSYPVALSCKCGKCNTDYSDCIHEAIKTNYCTKPQKSYLVGFSV, from the exons ATGACTGCTGTCTTTCTGATGTCCATGCTTTTTGGCCTTGCATGTGGGCAAGTGATGTCTTTTTGTATTCCAACTGAGTATACAATGCACATCGAAAGGAGAGAGTGTGCTTATTGCCTaaccatcaacaccaccatctgtgctgGATATTGTATGACACGG GATATCAATGGCAAACTGTTTCTTCCCAAATATGCTCTGTCCCAGGATGTTTGCACATATAGAGAGTTCATCTACAGGACTGTAGAAATACCAGGATGCCCACTCCATGTTGCTCCCTATTTTTCCTATCCTGTTGCTTTAAGCTGTAAGTGTGGCAAGTGCAATACTGACTATAGTGACTGCATACATGAAGCCATCAAGACAAACTACTGTACCAAACCTCAGAAGTCTTATCTGGTAGGATTTTCTGTCTAA
- the TSHB gene encoding thyrotropin subunit beta isoform X1, translating to MNQELLVWVTTASAHQCKVSMTAVFLMSMLFGLACGQVMSFCIPTEYTMHIERRECAYCLTINTTICAGYCMTRDINGKLFLPKYALSQDVCTYREFIYRTVEIPGCPLHVAPYFSYPVALSCKCGKCNTDYSDCIHEAIKTNYCTKPQKSYLVGFSV from the exons ATGAACCAAGAGCTTTTAGTTTGGGTCACCACAGCATCTGCTCACCAATGCAAAGTAAG CATGACTGCTGTCTTTCTGATGTCCATGCTTTTTGGCCTTGCATGTGGGCAAGTGATGTCTTTTTGTATTCCAACTGAGTATACAATGCACATCGAAAGGAGAGAGTGTGCTTATTGCCTaaccatcaacaccaccatctgtgctgGATATTGTATGACACGG GATATCAATGGCAAACTGTTTCTTCCCAAATATGCTCTGTCCCAGGATGTTTGCACATATAGAGAGTTCATCTACAGGACTGTAGAAATACCAGGATGCCCACTCCATGTTGCTCCCTATTTTTCCTATCCTGTTGCTTTAAGCTGTAAGTGTGGCAAGTGCAATACTGACTATAGTGACTGCATACATGAAGCCATCAAGACAAACTACTGTACCAAACCTCAGAAGTCTTATCTGGTAGGATTTTCTGTCTAA